In Halapricum desulfuricans, a single window of DNA contains:
- a CDS encoding FeoA family protein: MTGQSDAGGGRSNRQGKRRRKRRRKRRCKRCRLDDLECGECAMIEDVDRECLRSMGVRPGKTIEVHTKHPFGGPVVVSVGRSTVSLSRSQARDLEVATEE; the protein is encoded by the coding sequence ATGACGGGACAATCGGACGCTGGCGGCGGTCGATCGAACCGGCAGGGAAAGCGACGGCGCAAGCGTCGCCGCAAGCGACGGTGCAAGCGCTGTCGGCTGGACGATCTCGAATGCGGCGAGTGTGCCATGATCGAGGACGTCGACAGGGAGTGCCTCCGGTCGATGGGCGTTCGACCGGGCAAGACCATTGAAGTCCACACGAAACACCCCTTCGGTGGTCCCGTCGTCGTCTCGGTCGGTCGGTCGACTGTCTCGCTGAGTCGGTCCCAGGCCCGGGACCTCGAAGTCGCCACTGAAGAATGA
- a CDS encoding tyrosine--tRNA ligase: MNVDERLELATRHTQEVVTEEELRTLLDERDEPRAYIGYAPTGEMHIGHFTTMRKLADFLDAGLDVTVLIADLHAHLDDEKSPFDLLEARAAYYEETIRAMIDAAGADPEGVAFVRGREFELDEEYSLELLRMAAETTISRAQRAASEVVRESDSPKLGGLLYPLMQTLDVDALDADIAYGGVDQRGIYMLSREILPDHGGDAPICLFAPLLSGLSGGKMSASEEASKVNLNDSPEAVAEKLNDAYCPMGEREDNGVLEYVQHLVFPILDEHDESFVVERPEKYGGDLVYDSYEQLESDFLEEELHPQDLKNAAGEYISDVIDPIRTRLNDNPQLLADAYPEKYGDETSA; this comes from the coding sequence ATGAACGTCGACGAGCGACTCGAGTTGGCGACCCGCCACACCCAGGAGGTCGTCACCGAAGAGGAGTTGCGGACGCTGCTGGACGAACGCGACGAACCGCGGGCCTACATCGGCTACGCCCCGACCGGCGAGATGCACATCGGACACTTCACGACGATGCGCAAACTCGCCGACTTCCTCGATGCGGGGCTGGACGTGACGGTCCTGATCGCCGATCTGCACGCCCACCTCGACGACGAGAAGAGCCCGTTCGATCTGCTCGAGGCGCGCGCGGCGTACTACGAGGAGACGATCCGAGCGATGATCGACGCCGCCGGAGCCGATCCCGAGGGCGTTGCGTTCGTCCGCGGCCGCGAGTTCGAACTCGACGAGGAGTACTCGCTGGAGCTGCTTCGGATGGCCGCCGAGACGACGATCTCGCGCGCCCAGCGCGCCGCAAGCGAGGTCGTCCGCGAGTCCGACTCGCCGAAACTCGGCGGGCTGCTGTACCCGCTGATGCAGACGCTCGACGTGGACGCGCTGGACGCCGACATCGCCTACGGCGGGGTCGACCAGCGCGGCATCTACATGCTCTCCCGCGAGATCCTGCCCGACCACGGCGGCGACGCGCCGATCTGTCTGTTCGCCCCGCTGCTGTCGGGGCTCTCGGGCGGGAAGATGAGCGCCTCCGAGGAGGCCTCGAAGGTCAACCTCAACGACTCGCCCGAGGCGGTCGCCGAGAAACTGAACGACGCCTACTGCCCGATGGGCGAACGCGAGGACAACGGCGTCCTGGAGTACGTCCAGCACCTCGTGTTCCCGATTCTCGACGAACACGACGAGTCGTTCGTCGTCGAGCGTCCCGAGAAGTACGGCGGCGATCTGGTCTACGACAGCTACGAGCAACTGGAATCGGATTTCCTCGAGGAGGAACTGCACCCACAGGATCTGAAAAACGCTGCAGGCGAATACATCTCGGACGTGATCGACCCGATCCGAACCCGGCTGAACGACAACCCGCAGTTGCTGGCGGACGCATATCCCGAGAAATACGGCGACGAAACGAGCGCGTAG
- a CDS encoding RNA-guided endonuclease InsQ/TnpB family protein, with protein sequence MEKRRTVPVKLDVDSDDAALLEETIDEFLWAANYVTRHAFDGEYVTTSKTTLNDDTYDDVRAETRLHSNHVQAARNKAADACKSVVKKWKQGKKASMPHFTSPHLVYDHRTATFRDEYVSLATVDGRIEADYVLPDEKRNTPHAEYLFSDEYETTGAELHYSNGNWMLHIHTKTDVEPDTSAQDATENSTVLGVDLGVNNLAVASTGTFWTGDEFDHWRREYEKRRGDLQEHGTRWAHENMQAVGRKEDGRFKITLHRLSNELVAEARENECSVIAFEDLTDIRERTGASWGHKWAFRRLVEYVEYKAAEYGIDVEQVDPENTSRRCSHCGFTHPDNRDGEAFECLKCGYENHADYNAAKNIGLRYLRRNQTGSGGGAPVGVRLNSGTLNANGGYSPADESARAGVHAESPRL encoded by the coding sequence ATGGAGAAGCGGCGGACTGTCCCCGTGAAACTCGACGTGGACAGTGACGACGCCGCCCTCCTCGAAGAGACCATAGACGAGTTTCTGTGGGCCGCTAACTATGTGACGCGCCACGCGTTCGACGGCGAATACGTCACCACAAGCAAGACCACGCTCAACGACGACACCTACGACGACGTGCGTGCGGAAACTCGTCTACACAGCAACCACGTCCAAGCCGCCCGAAACAAGGCCGCCGACGCCTGCAAAAGCGTGGTCAAAAAGTGGAAACAGGGCAAGAAAGCGTCGATGCCCCACTTCACCAGCCCCCACCTCGTCTACGACCACCGCACCGCCACCTTCCGCGACGAGTACGTGTCGCTGGCAACAGTTGATGGTCGCATCGAAGCCGACTACGTGCTCCCTGACGAAAAGCGAAACACGCCCCATGCAGAATACCTTTTCTCGGACGAGTACGAAACCACGGGGGCGGAACTACACTACAGCAACGGCAACTGGATGCTTCACATCCACACAAAGACGGACGTGGAGCCTGACACGTCGGCACAGGATGCCACCGAGAACAGCACAGTTCTCGGGGTAGACCTCGGCGTGAACAATCTTGCAGTTGCCTCGACGGGCACGTTCTGGACAGGCGACGAATTTGACCACTGGCGACGTGAGTACGAGAAACGCCGTGGGGACTTGCAGGAACACGGCACGCGGTGGGCACACGAAAATATGCAGGCTGTCGGTCGCAAAGAAGACGGTCGGTTCAAGATAACGCTTCACCGTCTCTCGAACGAGTTGGTGGCTGAAGCCCGCGAGAACGAGTGTTCGGTGATAGCGTTTGAAGACCTGACCGACATTCGGGAACGCACTGGTGCATCGTGGGGCCACAAGTGGGCGTTTCGTCGGCTTGTCGAGTACGTCGAGTACAAGGCCGCCGAGTACGGTATCGACGTGGAACAGGTTGACCCAGAGAACACGTCGCGTCGGTGCTCACACTGTGGGTTCACGCATCCAGATAACCGCGATGGTGAGGCCTTCGAGTGCTTGAAATGCGGCTATGAGAACCACGCGGATTACAACGCGGCGAAGAACATCGGTTTGCGGTATCTCCGCCGGAACCAAACTGGCTCTGGTGGAGGCGCACCCGTAGGCGTGCGCTTGAACAGCGGGACGCTGAACGCGAATGGAGGTTATTCTCCTGCCGACGAGTCGGCCAGAGCGGGAGTCCACGCTGAAAGCCCACGGCTTTAG
- a CDS encoding DUF502 domain-containing protein — protein sequence MNWKYWIRNSFVTGLILVAPLVVTIVALRFSFGWLTGFVEPFVTTMDLTRFTGESEFLAKLLAVMLMLVLIWLAGFLAQWGITGSFFGGLDRAIGLIPMVRVIYTGVQGVANSLVEPTDRYKSVVLVEYPRDGVYALGFITSESPDPVQTAIGTAYNVYLPNSPNPTNGHLALVPASEVHELDISVRRGIRLMVTTGIAETRDELEELDVDISDAVETATAPSHVPGEDDASGENNTPDRNDA from the coding sequence GTGAACTGGAAGTACTGGATCCGAAATAGCTTCGTCACCGGCCTGATACTGGTCGCGCCGCTGGTCGTTACGATCGTCGCGTTGCGGTTCTCGTTCGGGTGGCTGACCGGCTTCGTGGAACCGTTCGTCACCACGATGGACCTCACGCGGTTCACCGGCGAGAGCGAGTTCCTGGCGAAATTACTTGCGGTAATGCTGATGCTCGTGTTAATCTGGCTCGCCGGGTTTCTGGCCCAGTGGGGTATCACCGGTAGTTTCTTCGGCGGTCTCGACCGGGCGATCGGCCTCATTCCGATGGTACGGGTCATCTACACCGGCGTTCAGGGGGTGGCAAACTCGCTGGTCGAGCCGACCGATCGCTACAAGAGCGTCGTGCTCGTCGAATACCCCCGCGACGGCGTCTACGCGCTCGGGTTCATCACGTCCGAGAGCCCGGATCCGGTACAGACCGCGATCGGGACCGCCTATAACGTCTATCTCCCGAACAGTCCGAACCCGACGAACGGCCATCTCGCGCTCGTCCCGGCGTCGGAAGTCCACGAACTCGACATCTCGGTCCGGCGCGGCATCCGCCTGATGGTCACGACCGGCATCGCGGAGACGAGAGACGAACTGGAAGAACTCGATGTGGACATCAGCGACGCCGTCGAGACAGCGACCGCGCCGAGTCACGTGCCCGGCGAGGACGACGCGTCCGGCGAAAACAACACACCCGACCGAAACGACGCGTAG
- a CDS encoding ferrous iron transporter B: MTKRSPVLLVGHPNVGKSALFNRLAGTNISESNYPGTTVEYTESELNLGDRTVDVLDVPGTFSLSPTDEAEAVAVELLEEYPDAPVVCVLDSTRIERGLNLLLSVLDRGHPAVVALNMWDEAASQGVDIDVETLESLLGVPVVPTVATEGVGLDSLRSALTEPRETSLESVSGRARTDIRQADSSADLVRSETGPQTDASARRWDLVDAIVERAVTYRDSEPSLSEHIGRLAVSPLTGLPFAVAVLYGMWSFFTAVAGFFTDGYFVPLFDNYWLPWIQEAFPMEGSWVYFLLVGDPGAQRAVSSWGMLTSGLFVAIGVVLPAILALYFLLAILEDSGYMARLAVLVDALFDRIGLSGFAIVPMVLSFGCNVPGVAATRTLQTEKQRFIAMTLLSVFIPCGAQLGVMLSLLPQYTGYILLYLLAGFFVFGAVLNRIVPGETPDIAIDIPPMRRPRLDNVATKLSLRLRGFMTTAIPFVLLGVAVVNVLYLGGAIGWLSGMLEPLLVGWFGVPADTVPALIAGFMRKDLAVAQLSAVSMSSFQLVTSVVMVSIYFPCVATFAMLIKEGRTGGGVVRVLGGALATLVTVLFVWGGLLRVIGTVLGVA, from the coding sequence ATGACCAAGCGGTCGCCAGTCCTGCTGGTCGGTCACCCGAACGTCGGCAAGAGCGCACTGTTCAATCGGCTCGCCGGAACGAACATCAGCGAGTCGAACTACCCCGGAACGACCGTCGAGTACACCGAAAGCGAACTCAATCTGGGGGACCGGACCGTCGACGTGCTCGACGTGCCGGGGACCTTTTCGCTGAGCCCGACCGACGAGGCCGAGGCCGTCGCCGTGGAGTTGCTCGAGGAGTACCCGGACGCGCCGGTCGTCTGTGTGCTCGATTCGACGCGGATCGAGCGCGGACTGAACCTGCTGCTTTCGGTGCTCGATCGGGGCCATCCGGCCGTCGTCGCGCTGAACATGTGGGACGAGGCCGCGAGCCAGGGCGTCGACATCGACGTCGAGACGCTCGAATCGCTGCTCGGCGTCCCGGTCGTACCGACGGTCGCGACCGAAGGCGTCGGCCTCGACTCGCTTCGGAGCGCGCTCACCGAACCGCGCGAGACCTCGCTGGAATCGGTCTCCGGCCGAGCGCGGACCGATATCCGTCAGGCCGACTCGTCGGCCGACCTCGTCCGATCGGAGACGGGACCGCAGACCGACGCGTCCGCACGCCGGTGGGACCTCGTCGACGCGATCGTCGAGCGCGCGGTCACCTATCGGGACAGCGAGCCGTCGCTCTCGGAGCACATCGGGCGGCTGGCGGTCTCGCCGCTGACCGGACTGCCGTTCGCGGTCGCGGTGCTGTACGGCATGTGGTCGTTTTTCACTGCCGTGGCCGGTTTCTTCACTGACGGGTATTTCGTCCCGCTGTTCGACAACTACTGGCTCCCGTGGATTCAGGAGGCGTTCCCGATGGAGGGGTCGTGGGTGTACTTCCTGCTGGTCGGCGATCCCGGCGCTCAGCGCGCGGTCTCCTCGTGGGGGATGCTCACGAGCGGACTGTTCGTCGCGATCGGGGTCGTCCTCCCGGCGATCCTCGCGCTGTACTTCCTGCTCGCGATACTTGAGGATTCAGGCTACATGGCCCGGCTCGCGGTGCTGGTCGACGCGCTGTTCGACCGGATCGGCCTCAGCGGGTTCGCCATCGTCCCGATGGTGCTGTCCTTCGGCTGTAACGTCCCCGGCGTCGCCGCGACCCGAACCCTTCAGACGGAGAAACAGCGGTTCATCGCCATGACGCTGCTCTCGGTGTTCATCCCCTGCGGGGCGCAACTGGGCGTGATGCTGTCGTTGCTCCCCCAGTACACCGGCTACATCCTGCTGTATCTGCTGGCCGGCTTCTTCGTGTTCGGGGCCGTGCTGAACCGTATCGTCCCGGGCGAGACGCCCGATATCGCTATCGACATCCCGCCGATGCGACGGCCGCGTCTGGACAACGTCGCGACCAAGCTCTCGCTTCGTCTGCGCGGGTTCATGACGACCGCGATCCCGTTCGTGTTGCTGGGCGTCGCGGTCGTCAACGTGCTGTATCTGGGCGGTGCGATCGGCTGGCTCTCGGGGATGCTGGAACCGTTGCTCGTCGGGTGGTTCGGCGTGCCAGCCGACACCGTCCCGGCGCTGATCGCGGGGTTCATGCGCAAGGACCTGGCGGTCGCACAGCTGAGCGCCGTCTCGATGAGTTCCTTCCAGCTCGTCACGTCGGTCGTGATGGTGAGCATCTACTTCCCCTGCGTGGCGACCTTCGCGATGCTGATCAAGGAGGGACGGACCGGCGGCGGCGTCGTGCGCGTGCTCGGCGGCGCGCTGGCGACGCTGGTGACCGTCCTGTTCGTCTGGGGCGGACTGTTGCGCGTGATCGGGACCGTACTGGGGGTGGCCTGA
- the surE gene encoding 5'/3'-nucleotidase SurE produces the protein MDDGEPTILLTNDDGIETTGFRALYDALTDVGEVIAVAPDSDQSAVGRALSNSVTVTDHELGYAVTGTPADCVVAGVESLVPDVDLVVSGCNDGANLGAYVLGRSGTVSAAVEAAFFDVPAIAVSMYVPVREDVSSEAVRSEYDAYGEATRAAAYLADHALGAGVFESADYLNVNAPMASGEYGPLDDGEHAPLAITEPSRVYQMDAVRDGAEIQLYDRIWERMADGDLPHENGTDRQAVVDGKVSVSPLTAPHTSEHHEALDALAETYPV, from the coding sequence ATGGACGACGGCGAGCCGACGATCTTGCTGACGAACGACGACGGGATCGAAACTACCGGGTTCCGGGCTCTCTACGACGCGCTGACGGATGTCGGGGAGGTAATCGCGGTCGCACCTGACAGCGACCAGAGCGCCGTCGGGCGTGCGCTATCGAACTCGGTCACGGTCACCGACCACGAACTCGGGTACGCAGTCACGGGCACGCCAGCGGATTGCGTCGTCGCCGGTGTGGAATCGCTGGTGCCGGATGTCGATCTCGTGGTATCCGGCTGTAACGACGGCGCGAACCTCGGCGCGTACGTCCTCGGCCGATCCGGGACGGTCAGCGCGGCCGTCGAGGCAGCCTTCTTCGACGTGCCGGCGATCGCCGTCTCAATGTATGTCCCCGTCCGAGAGGACGTCTCCTCCGAGGCGGTGAGATCGGAGTACGACGCCTACGGTGAGGCGACGAGAGCAGCCGCATACCTCGCGGACCACGCGCTCGGGGCCGGTGTCTTCGAATCTGCCGATTACCTGAACGTCAACGCGCCGATGGCCAGCGGGGAGTACGGGCCGCTCGACGACGGCGAGCACGCGCCGCTCGCGATCACGGAGCCGTCACGCGTCTATCAGATGGACGCCGTTCGCGACGGGGCCGAGATCCAGCTGTACGACCGGATCTGGGAGCGGATGGCCGACGGGGATCTGCCTCACGAGAACGGGACCGATCGACAAGCCGTCGTCGACGGCAAGGTCAGTGTCTCGCCGCTGACTGCCCCCCACACGAGCGAGCACCACGAGGCGCTGGACGCACTGGCGGAGACGTATCCAGTGTGA
- a CDS encoding phosphate signaling complex PhoU family protein, with protein sequence METRKVQRLGPSTLAMTLPAEWTTNQGVEKGDEVSLRIGDKGTLTVLPESVQSEESEAVIHAADLDADSLERAIVAQYVLGRRIIHVDAGEGETLASEHINAVYNAETQLMGLGVIEETPDRIAIRCSVDAEDFTLDNLIERLESTGSTMRNEGIKALAHSNPDLAQRALNRERQANKIFVLMLRLIFTAYQNPNLARAVGLEDGFPLIGYRSIAKNLELTADNAEDIAEIAMEAEDHTLQVDSSTMKRIRDFTDQVNEMTEQAAHAAVERDYNAAIEVRKQYAEVEDCVQDILADLPEMSNTDLLEIREVLVSLQQTAEYAVRNAEIATNLALNEESEHTTIRTPTDE encoded by the coding sequence ATGGAAACCCGAAAAGTGCAGCGACTGGGGCCATCGACGCTGGCGATGACCCTGCCGGCGGAGTGGACCACCAATCAGGGCGTCGAGAAGGGCGACGAGGTCTCGTTGCGGATCGGTGACAAGGGGACACTGACGGTGCTGCCGGAGTCGGTCCAGTCGGAGGAATCGGAGGCCGTCATCCACGCGGCCGATCTGGACGCCGACAGTCTGGAACGTGCGATCGTCGCTCAGTACGTGCTGGGGAGGCGGATCATCCACGTCGACGCCGGGGAGGGAGAGACGCTGGCCAGCGAGCACATCAACGCCGTCTACAACGCCGAGACGCAACTGATGGGGCTGGGCGTCATCGAAGAGACCCCGGATCGGATCGCGATCCGGTGTTCGGTCGACGCGGAGGACTTCACGCTCGACAACCTCATCGAGCGCCTCGAATCGACCGGATCGACGATGCGAAACGAGGGGATCAAAGCGCTGGCACACAGCAATCCCGACCTCGCACAGCGTGCGCTGAACCGGGAGCGGCAGGCGAACAAGATCTTCGTGCTCATGCTTCGGCTGATCTTCACCGCCTACCAGAACCCGAATCTCGCGCGAGCCGTCGGACTGGAGGACGGATTCCCGCTGATCGGGTACCGGTCGATCGCGAAGAACCTCGAGTTGACGGCCGACAACGCCGAGGACATCGCCGAGATCGCGATGGAAGCCGAAGACCACACGCTGCAGGTCGACTCCTCGACCATGAAGCGGATCCGGGATTTCACCGACCAGGTCAACGAGATGACCGAACAGGCCGCCCACGCGGCGGTCGAACGCGACTACAACGCCGCCATCGAGGTCCGAAAGCAGTACGCCGAAGTCGAGGACTGCGTGCAGGACATCCTCGCCGACCTGCCGGAGATGAGCAATACGGATCTCCTCGAAATACGAGAAGTGCTCGTCAGCCTCCAGCAGACAGCCGAATACGCCGTACGGAACGCCGAGATCGCGACGAACCTCGCGCTCAACGAGGAGAGCGAACACACGACGATCAGGACGCCAACCGATGAGTAG